In Mycolicibacterium phocaicum, one DNA window encodes the following:
- a CDS encoding GNAT family N-acetyltransferase — MPDFSPVITDYWTAAFSGKTLHRNEHLTITVRPDLDHDERAAILQSADDKLVSVTVSPAVADALTEDIAALGNPTAVGIRAALATRGIVLNGADNVFYLSESAADDILGEAASTNVRPLTSGDAEMFASFKAAVSERDWDEAYVELDHWAAFGAFDRHGRLISIGSMYPWDDEFPLADAGVLTLDSARGRGHAKTLVRAMFRYALLEGYEPQYRCQLDNTASNKLAASLDLQLFGQWETVIPDDV; from the coding sequence GTGCCCGACTTCTCGCCGGTCATCACCGACTACTGGACCGCTGCGTTCAGCGGGAAAACGTTGCACCGCAACGAACATCTGACAATCACCGTCAGGCCTGATCTCGATCACGACGAACGCGCCGCCATCCTGCAATCGGCCGACGACAAGCTGGTCTCCGTCACCGTGAGCCCCGCGGTCGCGGATGCGCTGACGGAAGACATTGCCGCCCTCGGCAATCCGACGGCAGTCGGCATCCGGGCTGCGCTCGCGACCCGGGGCATCGTGCTGAACGGTGCCGACAATGTGTTTTATCTCTCAGAATCGGCAGCCGACGACATCCTCGGCGAGGCGGCATCAACCAACGTGCGACCGCTCACCAGTGGGGATGCCGAGATGTTTGCGTCATTCAAAGCGGCTGTGTCCGAACGGGACTGGGACGAGGCGTACGTCGAGCTCGACCACTGGGCCGCATTCGGTGCGTTCGACCGGCACGGGCGCCTCATCAGCATCGGCAGCATGTATCCGTGGGACGACGAGTTTCCGCTGGCGGATGCCGGAGTGCTCACGCTGGATTCGGCGCGAGGCCGCGGGCACGCAAAGACGTTGGTGCGCGCGATGTTTCGCTACGCGCTCCTGGAGGGATACGAGCCGCAGTACCGCTGCCAGCTGGACAATACGGCTTCGAACAAACTTGCCGCCAGTCTGGATTTGCAGCTGTTCGGGCAATGGGAAACCGTCATCCCCGACGATGTGTGA